A stretch of the Bacillus sp. FJAT-18017 genome encodes the following:
- a CDS encoding YsnF/AvaK domain-containing protein, with the protein MDVLNLFGDDKSQNSGGQENETSSNQQDSQSSGSLKLHKEELDITKNNIDAGEVVLSKEVVEEQKTVNVPVMHEEVVIKRTPMNNERSNESINSGETIRIPVSQEEVEVNKYTVTTEEVSASKREVEDTQQIQETLQHEEAHVNTTGSVDIVSGESGFEDINK; encoded by the coding sequence ATGGACGTTTTAAATTTATTTGGTGATGATAAATCACAAAATTCAGGTGGTCAGGAAAATGAGACCAGTTCAAATCAGCAGGATAGCCAAAGCAGCGGTAGTCTCAAGCTTCATAAAGAAGAACTGGACATAACCAAAAATAATATCGACGCTGGTGAAGTAGTATTAAGTAAAGAAGTTGTTGAGGAGCAAAAGACTGTCAATGTTCCAGTTATGCATGAAGAAGTTGTCATTAAGAGAACACCGATGAATAACGAACGGAGCAATGAATCCATTAACTCAGGCGAGACTATCCGTATTCCCGTCAGCCAGGAAGAAGTGGAAGTTAACAAATATACAGTCACTACCGAGGAGGTATCTGCTTCAAAACGTGAGGTTGAGGACACTCAGCAAATCCAGGAAACACTCCAGCATGAAGAAGCCCATGTGAATACAACTGGAAGCGTCGATATCGTTTCTGGTGAATCAGGATTTGAAGATATTAATAAATAA